The Salvelinus fontinalis isolate EN_2023a chromosome 31, ASM2944872v1, whole genome shotgun sequence genome has a window encoding:
- the LOC129829684 gene encoding receptor tyrosine-protein kinase erbB-3-like isoform X3, with the protein MNHFRRLPLEQLRVIRGNTLYDRGFALSVFFNYPKEGSNGLQHLGLTYLTEILEGGVQIVNNRFLSYGPWVNWDDIVRDKDRAKAPIDIQYNGQRGPCHPSCGENCWGSGEEHCQILTKTVCAPQCNGRCFGTSPRDCCHIECAGGCTASQDMDCFACSHFNNSGSCVPQCPQTLIYNKQTFQMETNPNAKYQYGSICVSHCPTHFVVDGSSCVSGCPPDKKEVERSGQRQCELCGGLCPKACEGTGPDHRQTVDSSNIDSFINCTKIQGSLHFLGTGILGDDYKTIPPLDPKKLEVFRSVQEITDILSIESWPKELSDLSVFSSLTTIHGRSLHKHFSLMVMRVASITSLGLRSLREIRDGNVYLSHNANLCYHHTVNWTRLFTGHSTSLNDIKYNRPLRECVEEGHVCDPLCSDSGCWGPGPDQCLSCRNHSRDSTCVAHCNFYTGQPREFAGPKGECVACHPECQPQYGRDSCTGLGSDECVKCSSLRDGPHCVFSCPSGVNGENGQFIYKYPNKDSYCEPCHVNCTQGCSGPGLSDCIDNTRQSTSTQITGIALGVPAALIVCLALFVLGMLYHRGRAIRRKRAMRRYLKSEESFEPLGPGEKRANVHARILRAPELKKVKALGSGVFGTVHKGLWIPEGDSVKIPVAIKTIQERTGRQTFTEITDHMLSMGSLDHPYIVRLIGVCPGASLQLVTQLSSQGSLLNHIRHHRDNLDPQRLLNWCVQIAKGMYYLEEHCMVHRNLAARNVMLKNDYFVQISDYGVADLLYPDDKKYVYSHSNKTPINIKWMALESILFRTYTHQSDVWSYGVTVWEMMSFGAEPYASMQPQDVPSVLEKGERLSQPHICTIDVYMVMVKCWMIDENIRPTFKELANDFIRMARDPPRYLVIKDGGEAGPEESHQRDNLEASLEDQDEEGLEDGLATPPLTLSPSRMSRLRMSSYRSASVTVQAGPVEYLPMTPSSGELFSQQSRLNSARTLSQGLEGRRSGLDVELTEGVSLSGSLRRQQPRAGRDSSSSTHHTSTTMVHRSQSAVSESHSNRPEQEEEGEEDHYGYVLPGVSNTPERDCLLSPPASRNSRPSGTSLRGSRSSKNVLSPLATAPDPTADYELMTKQPAHLPRSPRATSVQIEGPSSVVWRKQSSTLPSPTYNTAPSPLEGDNTVHGASQESSSGTAATPGGSQCSTEASDSASARVAEGDMLQPLVDRPYSGSVVSDSGGGTQGRPEQAAVVDYEYMDIRSTTNNTDTERPIWERRECRAADLRRTEAEEREREEEGKSQEVEEEKGKEGEEVYQYTNKQPRLPRESNKVAGLFPKPRPKPSLLPKPRPKPSLSPSPNPNPRPDGFTAVVDSQVEVYEEMHAFGGGSQRGDHQEAEYQNLPVPGKGRATTAEEGGAGSRCAGLGLGGYIKVCSGVGVVEPSSNTSFDNPDYWHSRLFLKPDAMCT; encoded by the exons ATGAACCACTTCAGACGTCTGCCTCTGGAACAGCTGCGCGTGATCAGGGGCAACACCCTGTACGACAGAGGGTTCGCCCTCTCTGTCTTCTTCAACTACCCCAAGGAGGGCTCCAATGGCCTGCAGCACCTGGGACTCACATACCTCACTG AGATTCTGGAGGGGGGTGTCCAGATCGTCAACAACAGGTTCCTGAGCTATGGTCCCTGGGTGAACTGGGATGACATTGTGAGGGACAAGGATAGAGCCAAGGCTCCCATTGACATCCAGTACAACGGCCAGAGAG GGCCTTGTCACCCTTCCTGTGGGGAGAACTGCTGGGGGTCTGGTGAAGAACACTGCCAGATCT TGACTAAGACGGTGTGCGCCCCTCAGTGTAATGGCCGCTGTTTTGGGACAAGCCCCAGGGACTGCTGTCACATAGAGTGTGCAGGGGGCTGCACTGCGTCTCAGGACATGGACTGCTTT GCGTGCAGTCACTTCAACAACTCAGGCTCCTGTGTGCCCCAATGTCCCCAGACTCTGATCTACAACAAGCAGACGTTTCAGATGGAGACGAACCCCAACGCCAAGTATCAGTACGGATCCATCTGTGTCTCCCACTGCCCCA CCCACTTCGTGGTGGACGGCAGCTCCTGTGTGAGTGGTTGTCCTCCAGACaagaaggaggtggagaggagtggTCAAAGGCAGTGTGAGCTCTGTGGAGGGCTGTGCCCTAAAG CCTGTGAGGGCACAGGTCCTGACCACAGACAGACGGTGGACTCCAGTAACATTGACAGCTTCATCAACTGCACCAAGATACAGGGCAGTCTGCACTTCCTGGGCACAGGGATCCTTGG TGATGACTATAAGACGATCCCACCTCTGGACCCTAAGAAGCTGGAAGTCTTCCGCTCTGTGCAGGAGataacag ATATCCTATCCATCGAGTCATGGCCCAAAGAGCTGTCAGATCTGTCAGTGTTCTCCAGTCTTACCACCATACATGGAAGATCTCTTCACAA gcatTTCTCTCTGATGGTCATGCGTGTTGCGTCCATCACCTCTCTGGGTCTGCGTTCCCTGAGAGAGATCAGGGACGGCAACGTGTACCTCAGCCACAACGCCAACCTGTGTTACCACCACACCGTCAACTGGACACGCCTGTTCACCGGGCACTCCACAAGCCTCAACGACATCAAGTACAACAGGCCTCTGAGAGAGTGTG tTGAGGAGGGTCACGTGTGTGACCCACTGTGTTCAGACTCAGGCTGCTGGGGCCCGGGGCCTGACCAGTGTCTCTCCTGCAGGAATCACAGCCGAGACTCTACCTGTGTGGCACACTGCAACTTCTACACAGG TCAGCCCAGGGAGTTTGCGGGGCCAAAAGGGGAGTGTGTTGCCTGTCATCCAGAATGCCAACCGCAGTATGGGAGGGATAGCTGCACTGGACTG gggtCTGATGAGTGTGTGAAGTGTTCCAGTCTGAGAGACGGTCCTCACTGTGTGTTCTCCTGCCCCAGTGGGGTGAACGGGGAGAACGGGCAGTTCATCTACAAATACCCCAACAAGGACAGCTACTGTGAGCCCTGCCATGTCAACTGCACACAGGG GTGTTCGGGTCCAGGGTTGAGTGACTgtatagacaacactagacagtCCACTAG CACTCAGATCACAGGAATAGCGTTGGGAGTGCCGGCTGCCCTCATAGTCTGCCTGGCATTGTTTGTGTTGGGCATGCTGTACCACCGTGGCCGGGCCATCCGCAGGAAGAGAGCCATGAGGAGGTACCTGAAGAGTGAGGAG AGTTTTGAGCCGCTGGGGCCAGGTGAGAAAAGGGCTAACGTTCATGCCCGGATCCTGAGGGCCCCAGAGCTGAAGAAGGTCAAAGCCCTTGGCTCTGGAGTGTTTGGTACTGTACACAAAGGCCTGTGGATCCCTGAGGGAGACTCCGTGAAGATTCCTGTAGCCATTAAGACCATCCAGGAGCGCACAGGCAGACAGACCTTCACTGAGATCACTGAT CACATGTTGTCCATGGGCAGTCTAGACCACCCGTATATCGTCAGGCTCATAGGTGTCTGTCCAGGTGCCAGTCTCCAGCTGGTCACCCAGCTCAGCAGCCAGGGGTCCTTACTGAACCACATCAGGCACCACAGGGACAACCTGGATCCACAGAGGCTTCTCAACTGGTGTGTACAGATAGCTAAG GGCATGTATTACCTGGAGGAACACTGTATGGTGCACAGGAACCTGGCTGCGAGGAACGTGATGTTAAAGAATGATTACTTCGTCCAGATTTCTGACTACGGTGTGGCTGACCTGCTCTATCCCGATGACAAGAAATATGTCTACAGTCACAGTAACAAG ACTCCCATAAACATAAAATGGATGGCCCTGGAAAGCATCCTGTTCCGAACATACACTCATCAGAGTGACGTCTGGAGTTATG GAGTGACAGTGTGGGAGATGATGTCATTCGGAGCAGAACCCTACGCGTCCATGCAGCCCCAAGATGTCCCCAGTGTACTGGAGAAGGGAGAGCGCCTGTCCCAGCCCCACATCTGTACTATAGACGTGTACATGGTCATGGTTAAGT GCTGGATGATTGATGAAAATATTCGCCCGACCTTCAAAGAACTGGCCAATGACTTTATTCGCATGGCAAGAGACCCACCTCGCTACCTTGTCATCAAG GACGGAGGAGAGGCGGGGCCAGAAGAATCCCACCAACGAGACAATTTGGAGGCGAGCCTGGAGGACCAGGATGAGGAGGGATTGGAGGACGGTTTGGCCACTCCTCCCCTTACCCTGTCCCCATCCAGGATGTCTCGCCTGAGGATGAGCTCATATAGG AGTGCCAGTGTCACCGTTCAGGCCGGACCAGTAGAGTACCTTCCCATGACCCCCAGCTCTGGAGAG TTGTTCTCCCAGCAGTCTCGTCTGAACTCAGCGAGGACACTGTCACAGGGGTTAGAGGGAAGACGGAGTGGCCTGGACGTTGAGCTGACCGAGGGAGTGTCACTGAGCGGCAGCTTGCGCAGGCAGCAGCCCAGAGCTGGCAgggacagcagcagtagtacccACCACACCTCCACCACCATGGTGCATAGGAGCCAATCTGCAGTCTCAGAGTCACACTCCAACAGGCCTGagcaagaggaggagggggaggaagatcaCTATGGATACGTGCTGCCTGGAGTGTCTAACACtccagagagag ATTGTCTGCTGTCTCCCCCAGCCTCCAGAAACTCTCGCCCAAGTGGAACATCTCTCAGGGGCTCTAGGAGCTCCAAAAATGTGCTGTCACCATTAGCAACTGCCCCAGACCCCACCGCGGACTATGAACTGATGACCAAACAGCCAGCCCATTTGCCCCGCTCCCCCAGAGCCACCTCTGTACAGATAGAAGGGCCTTCATCAGTGGTATGGAGGAAACAGTCCTCAACTCTGCCCTCCCCAACCTACAATACAGCACCCTCACCACTAGAGGGCGACAACACAGTGCATGGGGCCTCACAGGAGTCATCATCAGGCACTGCAGCCACTCCTGGGGGAAGCCAGTGTTCAACAGAGGCCTCTGATAGTGCTTCGGCTAGAGTAGCAGAGGGAGACATGCTGCAGCCGCTGGTTGACAGGCCTTACAGTGGATCTGTTGTGTCTGACAGTGGAGGGGGGACTCAGGGGAGGCCAGAGCAAGCAGCTGTAGTGGACTATGAATACATGGATATCCGGAGcaccacaaacaacacagacacagaaagaccGATCTGGGAGAGGCGTGAGTGTCGAGCAGCTGACTTGAGGAGGACAGAGGcagaagaacgagagagagaagaagaaggaaagagtcaggaggtagaggaggagaaaggaaagGAAGGGGAGGAAGTTTACCAGTACACTAACAAGCAGCCCAGACTCCCCAGAGAGAGCAATAAAGTGGCGGGGCTCTTCCCCAAGCCAAGGCCTAAGCCCAGCCTCCTCCCCAAGCCAAGGCCCaaacccagcctcagccccagccccaaTCCCAACCCCAGGCCCGATGGTTTCACAGCAGTGGTAGACAGCCAGGTGGAGGTATATGAGGAGATGCATGCCTTTGGAGGGGGCTCCCAGCGAGGGGACCACCAGGAGGCAGAGTACCAGAACCTCCCAGTCCCAGGGAAGGGGAGGGCCACCACGGCTGAGGAGGGGGGCGCGGGTAGCAGGTGTGCCGGGCTAGGGTTGGGGGGGTACATCAAAGTATGCTCTGGTGTGGGAGTGGTAGAGCCGAGCAGCAACACATCGTTTGACAACCCTGACTACTGGCACAGCAGACTGTTCCTCAAGCCAGATGCTATGTGCACATAA